A single genomic interval of Melanotaenia boesemani isolate fMelBoe1 chromosome 4, fMelBoe1.pri, whole genome shotgun sequence harbors:
- the LOC121638285 gene encoding N-alpha-acetyltransferase 15, NatA auxiliary subunit produces the protein MPTVTLPPKENALFKRILRCYEHKQYRNGLKFCKQILSNPKFAEHGETLAMKGLTLNCLGKKEEAYELVRRGLRNDLRSHVCWHVYGLLQRSDKKYDEAIKCYRNALKWDKDNLQILRDLSLLQIQMRDLEGYRETRYQLLQLRPAQRASWIGYAIAYHLLEDYEMAAKIIEEFRKTQQTSPDKVDYEYSELLLYQNQVLREAGLNKEALEHLSNYEKQICDKLAVEETRGELLLKLERLDEATEVYRRLQERNPENWSYYHGLEKALKPSSVEERHKIYEEAWEKFPKGLVPRRLPLNFLSGEKFRECLDRYLRMNFSKGCPPVFTTLRSLYNDKEKVAIIEEHVVGYETSLKSCRMFSQNDDGKEEPPTTLLWVQYFLAQHYDMIGQQTLALEYINAAIESTPTLIELFLIKAKIYKHAGNIREAAQWMDEAQALDTADRFINSKCAKYMLKAGMVKEAEEMCSKFTREGASAVENLNEMQCMWFQTECALAYKAMNKFGEALKKCHEIERHFVEITDDQFDFHTYCMRKMTLRSYVDLLKLEDVLRMHPFYYKAATTAIQIYLSLHDNPLTDDSKELQADTANLSDKELKKLRNKQRRAQKKAQLEEEKKNAEKEKQLKNQKKKKEDDDEEIGGPKEELIPDKLVKVENPLEEAIKFLMPLKQLVKDKIDTHLMAFEIYFRKEKYLLMLQSVKRALAIDPDNPWLHQCLVRFFKGVSESKELPEVVRTVLKQEITRLFGDSNAKSFNQAYLSKHSNSIPHRLAAAKMMAYLDSSTETKAAELATDLDESLDNRTVQICTEVLECLRSGVLGDCKERAETYRTECHKLYPYTLAFMPPGYEENTKIANGDVSTETEELANEM, from the exons CGATGTTACGAGCACAAACAATACAGAAATGGGCTCAAATTCTGCAAACAAATCCTGTCAAACCCCAAGTTTGCAGAACATGGAG AGACGTTGGCAATGAAGGGCTTGACCCTGAACTGTCTAGGGAAGAAGGAGGAGGCCTACGAACTGGTGAGGAGAGGCTTGCGCAACGACCTTAGGAGCCACGTCT GCTGGCATGTTTACGGCTTACTGCAGCGCTCGGACAAGAAGTACGATGAGGCCATCAAGTGTTACCGCAACGCTCTGAAGTGGGACAAAGACAACCTCCAGATCCTCAGAGACCTGTCGCTGCTGCAGATCCAGATGAGAGATTTGGAGGGATACAGG GAGACACGGTACCAGCTGCTACAGCTGCGTCCAGCCCAGCGGGCATCCTGGATTGGCTACGCCATCGCCTATCACCTACTGGAAGACTATGAAATGGCAGCAAAGATCATTGAAGAGTTCAGGAAAACACAGCAG ACATCTCCCGACAAGGTGGACTATGAGTACAGCGAGCTGCTGCTGTACCAGAATCAGGTGCTGAGAGAAGCAGGTCTGAACAAGGAAGCCCTTGAGCATCTATCGAACTATGAGAAGCAGATCTGTGATAAACTGGCAGTGGAGGAGACACGAG GAGAGTTGCTGCTGAAGCTGGAGCGTCTCGATGAAGCAACAGAAGTCTACCGACGCCTGCAGGAGAGAAACCCCGAGAACTGGTCCTACTACCACGGTCTGGAGAAAGCCCTAAAACCAA GCAGTGTAGAGGAGAGACACAAGATCTACGAAGAAGCCTGGGAGAAGTTTCCCAAAGGACTAGTTCCTCGCAGGCTGCCCCTTAACTTTCTGTCCG GTGAAAAGTTCAGAGAGTGCCTGGACAGGTATCTGAGGATGAACTTCAGTAAAGGCTGCCCGCCCGTCTTCACTACACTCAGATCACTGTACAACGACAAAGAAAAG GTGGCAATAATAGAGGAACATGTGGTCGGCTATGAAACCTCCTTAAAAAGCTGCCGAATGTTCAGCCAGAATG ATGACGGCAAAGAAGAGCCTCCGACCACATTGCTCTGGGTGCAGTACTTCCTTGCACAGCACTACGACATGATTGGCCAGCAGACGCTTGCTCTAGAATATATCAATGCCGCCATTGAGAGCACGCCCACACTCATCGAACTCTTCCTTATCAAAGCCAAGATTTACAAG CATGCTGGGAATATCAGAGAGGCTGCCCAGTGGATGGATGAGGCTCAGGCTCTGGACACTGCCGACAGATTCATCAACTCCAAGTGTGCCAAGTACATGCTGAAGGCAGGCATGGTCAAAGAGGCAGAGGAGATGTGCTCCAAGTTCACACGG GAGGGCGCATCAGCGGTGGAGAACTTGAACGAGATGCAGTGCATGTGGTTCCAGACTGAATGTGCGCTCGCATACAAAGCCATGAACAAGTTTGGAGAAGCCCTCAAGAAGTGCCACGAGATTGAAAGG CATTTTGTGGAGATCACGGACGACCAGTTTGACTTCCACACCTACTGCATGAGGAAGATGACACTACGCTCCTACGTGGACCTCCTGAAGCTGGAGGATGTTCTCCGGATGCATCCCTTCTACTACAAAGCAGCCACTACTGCGATCCAGATCTACCTGAGCCTCCATGACAATCCTCTGACTGATGACAGCAaagagctgcaggctgacaccG CAAATCTCTCAGACAAAGAACTGAAGAAGCTGAGGAACAAACAACGGAGAGCCCAAAAGAAGGCCCAGctagaggaggagaagaagaatgcagagaaggaaaaacagctgaagaaccaaaagaagaagaaagaggatgatgatgaggaaaTAGGAGGGCCTAAAGAGGAGCTCATCCCCGACAAACTGGTGAAG GTAGAAAATCCACTGGAAGAAGCCATCAAGTTCCTGATGCCGCTCAAACAGCTGGTCAAAGACAAAATCGACACGCATCTTATGGCCTTTGAGATCTACTTTAGGAAAG AAAAATACTTGTTGATGCTCCAGTCAGTGAAGAGGGCGTTGGCCATTGACCCAGACAACCCGTGGCTGCACCAGTGTCTCGTGCGCTTCTTTAAAGGAG TCTCTGAGAGCAAGGAGCTGCCGGAGGTGGTCAGGACAGTTCTGAAGCAGGAGATCACCCGGCTGTTTGGAGACAGCAACGCTAAGAGCTTCAACCAGGCCTACCTCAGCAAGCACTCCAACTCCATACCACACCGACTGGCCG CTGCTAAGATGATGGCGTACCTGGACTCGTCAACAGAAACGAAAGCAGCGGAACTGGCCACTGACCTGGACGAGTCGCTGGACAACAGAACCGTACAG